The Gorilla gorilla gorilla isolate KB3781 chromosome 11, NHGRI_mGorGor1-v2.1_pri, whole genome shotgun sequence genome contains the following window.
GTGAGGAGCAGTCATCAGGCCATTGAAAAACACAAACCACACAACCTGCCCCAAGCACAGTTAATAGCCTCATTTTTCCCCCTGTATAGTGTACATAGAGCAACCAGCTCTGCCCTGTTTTCTGGGACTTTCCTGGTTTTAGAATGAATAATCTCCAAGCAGTGTTCTTGCAACTGTTGTAAGGACCGTGTTAAAATGCTTTAAATGTTGAGACCTGTACCTGGCACCTAGTAAGCGATTGTTAGTTGTTTTAAAGGAAGAGGAAATAACAGTCTCTTCTAACGCTGATTGTGTTGGACAAACTGTCATAAGAAATGCTGTCTTCACCTGGAAAATGTCTGAGGGCAGTTCTGGGTATTTGAGCTTCTATAACCATCCATGCCTACTTAAGCAAGgtgttattctttctttctgaacTTTGAGGTGCTTGGTGATTGGAAAAGTCTAGAACCCCACCACTAaatccattcatttatatatgcatgcatttaCTCATgcattcagtgaatatttattgagtacctactatgtgctagatacTAAACTGGAGGCTGCACTTGTTCACTCTATATAATAAAGTCTAGCACCCACTTGAACTTGCTATGGCTCCTGCTTCAGGTCTTGCTACTGAGAAGCACTGTGAATGCTGGACCCTCCACCCTGCCTGGTTCCTGGTTCCCCAGGTCCTGACTCCTGGTGTGTTCACTGGGTTCCTTTGCTGACTCAATGCCCTGTATTATCTTCTTGCCAACCTCCATGATTCTTGGTGGCCCCAGACACCCCTAGCTTGGCCCACCTGCTTCCTGCTGTGGACCCCTAGCTGGGAGTCTGTTTTCCCCTCACCCACTATGACTCCTGACTCCAGCAGGCAGTTACTTATAAGAAAGAGGCATCTGGCAGCTGCACTGGGGAGAATGACCTCATAGCACTATAATTAAAGTGATTATCTGAGTGGAAATAACTATTATGAAGCATCCTTCTCTGTTTTATTATGTAGAGCCATTGTAATGGGAACATGGGATTTCCTATGTTAACACTGATATTTCTGTGATCCAATAAATCCTTCTTCACAATCATCTCCCAGAGGAGAGAAGGCATTCTCTGCAGCAGTTCTAGGAAACATCCAGGTCCCCAATGTCCTAGACATCCTATCCTCTTTGGCCAGGCCATTAGGCTGTGAAAAAACACACTCAGTAACTTGGATAGTGTCATAGAGTGGTCCTTCCCACAGCAGAGTCAATGTAAAGACCTATGGGAGGGCTTCAGGAATGACTCCTCAGACAGGAGCACTGGGAAGGGCTTCTCCAAGAGAGAAAGTGCACTCCAGAGGCAAGAGCACTGGCCAAGTCCTGACCTGATATCGGATGAGCTGTGTGATCACGGGCACATCACGTCTCTGAGCCTTGGTGTTCTTCCTGTGAGATGGGCCAATAACACCAGGCACCTCATAGGATGGATGTGAAGACTGCATGATAGAGTAGATAGAAGGCAGTTAAAGCAACACctggtgctatggtttggatgtggtttgaCTCTGCAaaagctcatgttgaaatttgattcccaagGTGGCAGTGATGGGaggtgggacctagtgggagatatTTGAGTCacaggggcagatccctcatgcaTACATTAATACCCccttgagggagggagggagttctAGCTGTCGTGAGACTGGATTAGTCACTGGAGAGCAGGTTGTTATAAAAGCAAATTCAGCTTTCTAAACTCTCTTGCTTTCTATATCACCTGTGGTCTCTTTGCGAATGTCTGCTCCCCTTCTGCTTTTTGCCATGAGTGGGAGCAgtatgaggccctcaccagatgcagctgcccaatttggacttcccagccactagaactgtgagccaaataaacctctcttctttataaattacccaagtaTTCagctatagcaacacaaaatggactgagACACCTGGTGTGAGCATCAGACACTCCACAAACATTCTTTCTTAAACACAACAAGAGTCCCTGCCTTCATACACAGCACAGATATCTGTTGAGCATCTACCACGTGCAGCACCACTCTCAGTGCAGGCATTAGGCAGATAACTCAAATGGGCCTGGAGTGACCTGGTGGTTCAGGTTCAAACAGTTCCATCCCAGTCAGTGACCAAGCAGAACCTGGTTCCTGGTCTGTGCATCCCTGCTAGGAGTCAGTGGGTGCACCGCACTGCTCCTTTCCACTTGGACCCATTCTCAGAGCTGCTCACACCTGAGCAAAGGATGCAGCTTGGGCCAAGGTGCTGCTAGGCATGGAGAGTCTTCCTCTCTGACCTCAGATTCTTGTCCTCTGTTCACAGAGCCTGATCCAGGGATGGCTGGATGGCTGGATGGCTTGATGGAGGCCTCCTCCCTCACCATAACGGACATTGTCATCATTGCAAGTGAGCTCTCATCACAGAGCCCTTCAAGCAGCCAGGGTGGGGGGCCTTGGTGAAAACATCCAGGGGAGAACTGACCTAAGGACTTGGACAGGGGTGGCTGTGGCCATTTTTTCTCTCCCTCAGAGGTGGTTTTGAATGTGGAATGGAGGAGTCTAACCctgggtaaatatatatacataggtatgtcatatgtatctgtatatatatttattggcctTTCTCAGGGCTGTTGACTCACAGGAATTCAGGAACTGGAGAGGCAGCAGTTTTGGTGGGGGAGGTTGATAGTGGAGGTGGGATGAGGGTAGACTGACCAGGCTACTTAGACTTCTCCACCATCTCCCTCATCCCACATTATTTTCTTCCCTGGGTCCATGACCCTCAACCCTCCATCCTCAAGGAAACTTGAGCCTGCCTTTGCCTTGCTTTGAACCCTGAGCAAGCGGCTCCCCATGGGTCATGGCTGTGACTGCAAACTGTGTTTGAAGAACAACCAAGTTTGGGAGGTGCTGTGTGCTCTGCGACCTTCTTTGAGATCCACACTTCTCAGCAGCTTATTAATAACTCAGGAAACATCTacaatttgaaaagaaagaaaaagcagcagaAGCAAGCAATCAAACACACCTGTTGCACTCTGTGTAACCTGGCATTCTCCAACTCATTGTACCACTGAGTGTTTTTTCTTCTTAGAtggtattattaacattttgcagaTACAAGTGTACCCCTGAAGGTAGTAGGATGTTTAGGAAATTGTTCTATAAAGGTGGGACTTGGGAGCAGTTTCAGACTTTCCATATTCTTCAGCAGTCCCTCCCCAAGGCCTCCAAATAAACCTGCATTCTAAGAAAAGACAGAGGCTTGTTCTGCAGCTTCAAAGTAAATGCTCAAACTCAAAACACCCCCACCCCGTGAGACTGCTGCCCCCTCACTCTCAAGGTCCTGAGTGATCTGacccctcctgagtagcttcaCACTGTACTTCCCCACCCCTCTGGAGTCCCAGCAGAAGTGAGGGGTGACTGCCCCTCACACAGCCACCACCTTGGCATCCTCTGCATTACCCTCTCCCACTTCAGTCCTTCGTGTGGCCAAGTCCTGCTCCTCCAGCAGATTCGCCCCGTCCTCAGTCCCCAGGAGGGAATGGGAGCAGGGTAGGGTGAGGAGCAGCCATCAGGCCATTGAAAAACACAAACCACACAACCTTCCCCAAGCACAGTTAATAGCCTCATCTTTTTTCCCCCTGTATAGTGTACATAGAGCAACCAGCTCTGCCCTGTTTTCTGGGACTTTCCTGGTTTTAGAATGGAAAATCTCCAAACAAGGTTCAGTCCCGGGGTATGATTCTAACGTGTCTGCAGAGTGCTTAGAGTGGTTAGTAGCAGAActgtgaggaagaaaaagaaaagggagggatgtaaggagaggagagaaggggaaaggaggaTCATTTTAGGAAGGCACAGGTTATAGTGCCACCACACAACAGGTTGGTGAAGCATGGGGAAGGAATGAACTAGCCTGTTTGGTGTTGGTACAGTTGTCTCCAGTGTACACGGTTCAACTTATGAGTTCTTGAGTTTGGAATGGCGTGAATGCAAAAGCATTCAGTAGAAACGGTACTTTGAATTTTGAACTTTGACCATTTCCCAGGCTGGCAATATATAGTATGATACACTATATTATAAAATAGTCTCTGGGTCAGATGATTTTGCACAACTTTAggttaatgtaagtgttctgagcctGCTTAAGGTAGGCTAGGCCAAGCTTTGATGATCAGTAGGTTTggagtattaaatgcatttttcatttaCAGTATTTTTAACTTATTATGGGCTTACAGGAACCTGGCTCCCATCATAAATCAAGGAGCATCTGTTTTGGTTGTGGCATTGTATCTGTCCTCACACTACCCCTGTGGGTCTTGACCCCCATCCCAGGCCCCAGAGCCCCTGCCTCAGACTGACCCTTGCACCTCTTCCCACCTGCAGGCGTGATTGCTGCTGTGGCCATCGTCCTAATCTCCCTCCTCTTCGTCATGCTGCGCTACATGTTCCGGCACAAGGGCACGTACCACACCAATGAGGCCAAGGGCACAGAGTTTGCTGAGAGTGCAGATGCAGCCCTGCAGGACGACCCTGCCCTCCAAGATGCTGGTGATAGCAGCAGAAAGGAGTACTTTATTTGAGGGATAACAGACTTCACTTCCCTGAATGCCTCCCCCATCTCCATCAGGAAAAAATACACCCCATGGCCCAGCACCCCTGCTGATACCaccagacagagagagagagcacttgATTCTTCCCAAGATAGGCACCTGGAAACACTAGGTGCCTgcccagggaggaagggaggaggactCACGCTACAAGAGGCCTCTCCCAGGGACCCAGGGAGGCGATGGCCACCCCAGAGGCCACCTTTTGCTCCACGGAGGTGGGAGAAAATCTGGGCACAAGGGGCCCCCTGGGCAGTGCAGGACAACATCAGCTCACTGGCAGGAAAGTCCTTGTTGAGGGTGAGGGGGTGCCGGGGTACCCGGGGGCTGGGGAAGCAAGGAAATAAGTCATCTGTATGCTGACTGGGGATAATGGCATCAAATGTCAGTCCTTGACATTTGGGGGGAACAGCAGGTGCCAGAGCTAAAAGGTACCTTTGTCTGCCATTGATCCAGCTCAGAACGAttggaaataaatttgaaatgtaaCCGAGCATTCAGAGTCCAACAGTATTACTGTAGTTATCTGGGGAAAGATAAACGCCACCCAGGCCTTGCTTTTCACCTGTGCAATATTATATTCTCTGACGGGGCCAGGACAGTTCATTTCTGGCTCCTGTGGGGGCCAGTTCCCAGAGAGCACAGCCAGTACAGGCGGCTCCCAAGCCTGCCAAGGGAGGAAGGACAAGTGACCAGCTTTCCTTTCCCTACAGGGGCACCAGCTGCATGAAACAAAAGGAAGGGTGAAATGTCCCTCTAGAAATAGCCTTTCCCAGTGGCCAGGGCACTAGCTGAAGTGTTGATTTTCCAAGGTGCAGTATTAGGACAAATGGACCTGATCCAAAAATAAGAGTGAGTCTTGTCCTTCCAATCACAGTGACCGTGGCACCCAGGggtggaagcagaggctgcagagctCCGCTCGATGGCTTTGGGTCCCAGCTCCCCTTTCCTGGTCCCAGGACCTTGAACAACTTGTTTGACCCCTCTGGCCTCCGTGTTCTCCTCCCCCACGTACAAATGATGCTGATAATGACAGCTCTGTTGTGCCTGACTCCCAGCGTTGAGGGTCAAGGGCTCAGACCTCCCTGCCTTCCAGTGTCAACAACTGTGTGCAGCGGTAAACAAACATTCCTCATTGCACTACTTTTGCACACTTCCTGAGGAGTAGCTGTCACTCAAAATCACAGAGTAACAGAAAGAGAAGATGAACTGGTTAACCATCCCCTTCCAGGCTAGTTTTTCCAAGATTCCCAACAGCTCAGCTGTCACTCCAAGGACCAGCAGCTATGAGGTTACAGACTGCACGCCAGGTGCTGGGGTCACCTAGGTACTCCCTGGGGCTCAGGCTTCTTGAGGCTGCACCATCTCCACTTGGGAGTTGGCAGAAAGGTCCCAAAGATCTCCCTGGGAGGATTATGGGGATGTGAGCTCAGTGGGGGGTCCACCTGTCAGAGGAGCTGGCAATCCTGGGGCCGTGGTGGGGGAGATGAGCTGGGAGCTCATAGAAGCAGTGATGGCAGAAGCCTCGTCCAAAAGTGAGACCTTTTCCTGGTGACCCGAGCTCGCAGACCTTCATCTATGAAATAAAGGGCTTGGCTGTATCTGCATGGCCCACACTGATCTTCAGAACACCAGTGTGGCAAAAATGGCGATAAATAGTCCCAATGAATATGCACAAGTCAGTTTAGAAAATGACGTATCATGTAAAGTGAAAGCAGTGCAGGCTCCTCAGCGTCTTCACTGGCCCAGTGTGGATGCTGACACTGGTGGGAGGGGAGCTGTGCACACAGCCTTTCCCAAGCATGTTGAACCAGAGACCCCATTTGCTCACAGGATACCTGCTAGGAACTCGTGGACCAAGTGGTCCTCGGagcacattttggaaacactcaggTAAATGGTTTCTAACATCCCTTCCTGTGGCAATGCCATTTCAGGTTTTTGAGCACCCACATCTTCCAGGTTTGGGAGCACAGATCACTGTCCAGTGAGCACAGAGGAGGCACCAGAACCTACACATAGACACTCATCGGGGTGAAAAGGCTCCAGAAGAGGATGAGCCCAGGGCTCTCCAGGCCTCCTAGAGAGCAGGTGCCTATGTGGGGGAAGGATGATGGTAACTCATTCCTTTCTCCCTCATTGGGCCCAGGAGCTGTCTATATTAAGCTTGACTCCCTGGCCACTCACCTCCCCTTCCTCACCTCCCTTTATCCTCACTCTTTTGCCTGCCTAGTGTCCTGGAAAACAATTGAAACACAGTCTGCTCCCAGTCTACTGGGTCCCCAGACCCAGCCAGAATCAGGCTCAGCAGCAGTAGTGATGACATGGAAGCTACAGAGCTGGTTTGTCCCAGGTGGCCTAGCTCAGATGCCACGAGGAGGGAACTGTTGCAGGCTAACTGCAGAGGCCAGATGGCCACACCAGAGAGCAGGGCAACTTAAAGAgataatgcacacacacacacagagtgcacACTGGTGGACACTTGTGGGCAATTAATAATCCTCTCTGAGATTAGGGACCAGGTTTTTAAATCTGATACTTCCTCCAGCAATGCACTAAGTCATTCTGCAGCACGCCAGCAACCAGTGTTAGCTGGGGTAAATAATGCACAAATTTGCACACACCAAAGAGTCAAAAAGACTggtaagaaggaagaaagaggagaggaaaggaagagaggggaTGGGGCAGAGAAGGGCTGGAAGAAGAGGGAAAGGGACAGAGCTCTGTCTGTAGAAAATCCCAGCTTCTTTGCACATAAGCCTCCTTTAATCCTCGAAATAATCCTGGCAAGTGGATATCCTTATCCTCCCTTTAGATCTGTAGAAATTGAGGTGCAGAAAGGTCAATGAGCTTTACTGGAGGTCTCACAGCTTCTAATGGCAGAGGAGCCATTTAACTCAGGCCTGTCTGGCCTCGCTTCAGCAGGTTGAGATGAGTCAGCAGGAGCTGCCCAGGGAGCAGAGCAGGTGGCATCAAGACTCATGGATGCTGGCATGACTGaccagtgttgggattagagaATCCCCAGCCAGGTCTCTGCCACCCAGTGGCCCTGGACAGTGATGGCCCAGGCACCTCTGCCAGCATCCCCATCCCTAGTCAGAGCTGGCCTGGTTGAGAGGTCTCTCCTCCTGGTGGGGAGAGATAATGCAGTGGAGCCTATCTGCTCTTGGTGGGATGAttagcttatagagatagcaagtGCTGCCAGCCCGGTCACGCCTCATCCACACTTCCAGCACCCAGGACACTTGCACCCAGGCCACTCTTATGAAAAGGAAAGTGATCATCTAGATTACATCATGCCAAAGCATCCCTACCAACACTTCTTAGATGATTTGTGCTTCTTCAAAGTGCTCATGCCCAAACTAAGAGTATTTAGTGATTAAATTTCAGATTCAGAGACagatagataatatatatgtgtgtgtgtctgagtatATAGCTGTaatccacaaacatttattaggtACCATGTAAGTGTTGAAATGACATAGCTGAATATagcagcctctgccttcagggGTCCCTAGCTTAGGGGAGaagataaacatgtaaatatatataagccCTAAAGTATTATGGATGCTGAGAGAGTAGTGATACAGATCAATTTAAAACACTAAGGAGAGAGAGATCAGTTCTATCTTGGGAGTGAGATGGACTTAGGAAAGGTTTTAGAGAGGAAGGGAGGTTTGGGCCAGTTGCACAGTATATAAGGGCTTGACCACAGAGCGGCTTCAGTCCCAGGCTAAGAAATTTGGACTTTGTTGCATAGGTAATAAAGAGTCACTGAAGGAACAAGTCAGTCTCTATCATATGGATAAGATAATGATCAAATTAAACAAGACAGAAGATGAAAATGCACCATGGAAATTCACAAAGGGGCTTCAAAAGATCTAGCAAGGCTCAGACCCTGCCTGTGGAGCTGGAGGCCTCCCCACCCTGGGGCTCACCCGCTCCTCCAGCTGCCCCATTGTTTAGTCTGAATTTCACATGACTCGGCCCATCCTGCTTGGAGAGAGATGGATCTCATCTATTCACCAGAAGAAGcggcaggaggtcaaggctttgAGCCAATTGTTATGTAAATATTAGAgagaattttctcttctttttttaatggaaggAACTCCCCTTcatgattttatctttttgtccTCACTGGAGAGAATCTGCTCAATTGTTTTTCATTCCTTACCTAAAGATTTTTATCATCATAGCAACGGGAATGATTTAGGGGCCAACAGTACTTTAACTGGCCCACTGCCGCAAGTAGAACTACAGGCATTTTAATGTTTGCAATTTAGCATGTCAGCATGATGCTATGAAAAGAGAGTGGCTCTGGAATTGGACAGACTTGGACAAAAATCTCATCTCAGGCACTAACTAGCTCTGCGTGACCTAGGAagagttacttaacttctccgTGCTCCACGGTTCTTACCAGTAACATGGTGaccaaaatatttgcattttcacgTTTTGAATAGTAATTTAAAGGAAGATATAAACTTGCCAAGAATTGTGAAGGGTCTGAGGTTTTGCCCTGCTTTTAAGTGAGCAATTCGGCCTATACCAGTTTCATAGATGCTGACAGAAGACATGAGattcctgggtcagagacaaaggcaCTTACAGCCCAGCAAGCAGCATGACATCAGCATATTTGAATGACATCTCTTCATCTCCAAGTTACACGTGGGTGATGTGGGTGATCTCAGAGGATGTTTATCCATATGGTGGGTGGAGTTCCAGAAGAGAAATCTTGAACCAAGAAAATCAGAATCTCATAATGGGCAGTAAAATGCCTGCCTTTTGCACTGGAGGGAGCTACTACTGGGTCTTCCAAGTCTGTTTAATACACAAACATCCTGGAAAAGGTAGTCAAGAACACAGTGCAGTTCCTGCCTCACTCAACAGATGTGAAAAATGCAAGAGACCCATGGAGAATTGTCTCCCAAAAAGGTAGGCACTGCCTAACATTGTGCCTGGTACCTgtgagtactcaataaatacatgttgaatgaACAATGCAATGAACTAAACAACAGGGCTCGTAGGTCTTTAAAGTATCCCAGCTTTCTCTCCAGAAAATCAAAAACATCTTCTGTTTCTCAAACCACATGCAAGAGTTTAAAGCAGAAAACTTTTCTCCATCCTCTGGCCAGTGTATGAGAGATCTCACTGCAGGCTTGGTCTTTTTTATTGGTTTGCTATGACAGGAACACATAGAGGCATACAGCTGTGAGAATGTTTTGGTTCATGGGTGGATCCATAAATCCAGAGCCCTGGCAATAAGGTTGGGTGGAGTTCGCCAGCCTCTATTCTAAGATCATCCTGTAATCAAGAGGTCTCTTGCCAACATTATAGACCTCCAAAGCTGTTGTTAAGATATGCAGATCTCCTAGTTTTTTTAGAACCAAATACATTACATTAGCccccttttatttttcaagtagctgaaattattatcattttttctctctcaaaaagTACTTAGAAACAAGTCCTATATTCAGCTTTCTCAAGATAAAGCTTCCTCTGGGCTTACTGAGATTCCCCAAGTCAGAGTGAGGCCACTCCTTTCTCCAGGGAaggacttttttgttttgttttgttttgagacagagttttgctctcgttgctcaagctggagtgtaatgatgcgatcttggctcactgcaacctccgcctcccaggttcaagcaattctcctgcctcagcttcccaagtagctgggattacaggcacccaccaccatgcccatctaattttttgtatttttagtacagaaggggtttcaccatgttggccaggctggccttgaactcctgacctcaggtaattcgcccacctcagcctcccaaagtgttgggattacaggtgtgagccaccatgctcagcccaggAAGGACCATTTTGTTCATAGCTGCAGTGCACGGACATTGTCTTCTTAAGGTAACAAATGGAGGTGTTAGGGTGAAAGGATGGTAGGCATCCAGACCTCAGCTCCCAGGCAGAGATAACACCATTAATTCCTTCATTTGGAACACAAATGTTCTCTGCATTTACACTACAGGTGGTGCAATGCCAGAGATTTGGAGCTGAGCAAGGCCTTACTGGCTCCCTGGAGGACACTGGCTGCAATAAGAGATGTGTTAAAATAGTTCAAGCTGCGAGGGTTCCATCACAGAGGACCAAATGGCCTGAGGGGAAGTCAGGGAAGGATTGTTGGAGGGAGAATTCTGACATGGGTTTTGAAGGAGCTATCTAGGTGAGGGGATGACAAATGCAGAGAAATCGAGGTGATATTGGAACCTGCAAGTGTGCAGTTCTTCCTGCAGCTTCAGGCATGTATGGAAGTAACCGAGGATGACTCCAGACACAGAGACTGCAAAGAACCAGCTAATGAGGGGGCTGGCCACTATGCTGTAATTGAAGGTGGCAAGAGCCCTTTACAGGAGGAAAGTGGGTGCAGATATGGTCAGATTTGCAAATCACGTTGCATCCAATGTTGAGAGGAATTAGACGTTGTACTCTGGGGAGGAAGACAGCCTAGAAATTACTGAGGCCTGAACAGGGAAAAGCACCTTATGAGAGATCTTTCAGGATGAGACAAAatcctcttaatttcttttttaaataaaaatatggaacGCTTCATGAATGTGCACATTATCCGTGCACAGGGGCcgtgctaatcttctctgtatcattccaattttagtatatgtgctgcgtAAGCGAGCACCAAAATCCTCTTTTAACACAATCGTGAATCAATATGACCCTGAATCGGTTATGAAGCACCATGTGTACAGAACACAATAGCCCCTGGAGCAAAAGATCAAACTAGACCGTTGAGTTTGTGGATGAAGACCGTTCATCGGCCTTTGTACTAAAATCTCTATGGAATAAACCAAGTTTTTAAGTATCACATAGACACATCTGCAGCTCCTCCGCAACAAAAGATACCTAACTAGGATcccaaagagaaa
Protein-coding sequences here:
- the GYPC gene encoding glycophorin-C isoform X2, whose product is MASASTTMHTATIAEPDPGMASASTTMHTATIAEPDPGMAGWLDGLMEASSLTITDIVIIASVIAAVAIVLISLLFVMLRYMFRHKGTYHTNEAKGTEFAESADAALQDDPALQDAGDSSRKEYFI
- the GYPC gene encoding glycophorin-C isoform X3, encoding MASASTTMHTATIAEPDPGMAGWLDGLMEASSLTITDIVIIASVIAAVAIVLISLLFVMLRYMFRHKGTYHTNEAKGTEFAESADAALQDDPALQDAGDSSRKEYFI